From Fundulus heteroclitus isolate FHET01 chromosome 5, MU-UCD_Fhet_4.1, whole genome shotgun sequence, a single genomic window includes:
- the ccdc86 gene encoding coiled-coil domain-containing protein 86, producing MPKRTKASPEENTPAEEQVEDPPAEGRRTRSGRTVRLPAALRDSRTPAKTPSRRTRRSVLQELPPPVEEQTPEDTELKPESPAAEEPGASVEPEPTEPTGPAEPTEPADPPAQAAAAETETDLSEGGGEHQVSKSATAERAPVASDGIPKKKPHLAPGARQIPAVPLGRPKSGRVWKDRNKQRFSALVRDKPLCSSWEKKMQAKREKDLMKQYTAKLKDDKAQKKEEKRKRREENLKRRAENERKAEIVQVIRNTAKIKRMKKKQLRRIEKRDTLTLLQKSQKQSVPSKAQKNVQQDLT from the exons GAACGAAGGCCAGTCCGGAGGAAAACACCCCGGCAGAGGAGCAGGTCGAGGACCCGCCGGCGGAGGGCAGGCGGACCCGCAGCGGCCGCACGGTGCGTCTTCCTGCCGCGCTGCGGGACTCCAGAACCCCGGCGAAGACTCCCAGCCGAAGGACCAGAAGGTCCGTCCTGCAGGAGCTGCCGCCGCCGGTGGAGGAACAAACCCCCGAAGACACGGAGCTGAAACCAGAGAGCCCGGCTGCGGAGGAACCCGGTGCGTCTGTGGAACCAGAGCCGACAGAACCCACTGGACCGGCAGAACCCACGGAGCCCGCAGACCCACCGGCCCAGGCAGCGGCGGcggagacggagacggaccTCTCTGAGGGTGGAGGAGAACATCAGGTGTCCAAATCTGCCACGGCTGAGAGAGCGCCTGTGGCTTCAGACGGCATCCCCAAGAAGAAGCCTCACCTGGCTCCAGGTGCCAGACAGATCCCTGCGGTTCCTCTGGGCAGACCCAAGTCCGGGAGAGTGTGGAAGGACCGGAACAAGCAGAG GTTCTCTGCGTTGGTCCGGGACAAACCGCTGTGCTCCTCCTGGGAGAAGAAGATGCAGGCCAAGCGGGAAAAGGACCTGATGAAGCAGTACACGGCCAAGCTGAAGGATGATAAAGCCCAGAAGAAGGAG GAAAAGAGGAAACGGCGAGAGGAGAACCTGAAGCGGCGCGCAGAGAACGAACGCAAAGCCGAGATCGTGCAAGtg ATCCGGAACACGGCGAAGATCAAGAGGATGAAGAAGAAGCAGCTGAGGAGAATCGAGAAGCGAGACACGCTGACGCTGCTGCAGAAGTCACAGAAGCAGAGCGTGCCGAGCAAAGCGCAAAAGAACGTTCAGCAAGATTTGACTTAA